aaaggaaaggaaaggaactttatttaagtgtctaatcttctagcgccgtagagcactaatcgaggacactgtaaattgaaattaacaatgcaaagcaaatcaaattttggtttttgaggagaggggaaaccggagtacccgaagaaaacctctcggtgcagagtagacaaccaacaaactcaacccacatatgacgcagagtctgggaatcgaacccgggccacattggcgggaggcgagtgctctcaccactgcgccatccctacaccccATTGAATGTGTATCTAGTGATTGAGCattaatttaataaattttatgAGATCACTGATCAGCAAAGAAACAtgacttgtttatttatttatttgtcgtTAGGATGATGCTGGACTAATCAGCCTTGTTTGACGTTACTAAAGGAAGTTCAAACCTTTTGGAAGCTTTACAACTATCAATGGAGGTTTGGTATGAAGAAGATCAAGGGCAAATTGGTAAAACGGAATTCACAAATAGAACTTGATTTCAGTCATCAAAATGGATTGGATTGGACAAAGTATGATGAGCGTCTGATTGAATGTGTAAAAAATGGAGACACAGAGAAACTCAGGGTTACTctaaaaaagaaaggaacatCTGCCACCAAATTGAGTCCTGGTGGTTCAACAGCTCTTCACACTTCTTGCTTGAATGGAAATGTTGAATGCCTTGATGTCTTACTTGAGGATCAACCTGATTTGTCAGTTGTCAACAAGTCTGGCTGTAGCCCTCTTCATGTGGCAGCTCGCTCTGGGAACACGGAATGCATACAGAAAATGTTACAGCACAAGGTCCATGTGGGAACTCAGGATGGTAAGAAAATGACAGCTCTTCATCATGCAGCCGCTGAAGGTCATAATGCATGTGTTGAGCTTCTTGTTAAGAATAGTGCACCATTGAATGGTAAAGACAAAGATGGTAGGACCCCTCTGTTGATGGCAATACAAGGGGCTCACGAAGATGTTGTCCAACTGCTCTTGGAAAATGGAGCAAAGGTTAATATTGCTGATCATTCCAAAAAGACTGCATTGATGTATGCTTCATTATTGGGACTTTCCAAGAATGTCGAGATGCTACTGAAAAGAGGAGCCAATCCTCAGTTAGCAGACAGCAATGATCACACGGCTGAGGACTATGCTCGGCTGTGTCATTATCAAGAGATTGTTGATCTCATGCACAATGCTCCAACCATTGCTAACTGGGATATGGTCGAATCATCAGAAGATACTGAACAAGAAGACAACAACAGTGTCCCAGCTGGCGAGGCCATTTTGGAGTTTAGCAGTCCAGATGAGTCTGAGCCCGATGTGTCGAATTTTACACAAGACAGGAAAACATCGAGCAGTTTATCAGCACATGAATCTTTCTCATCAAAGGCCTCAACAGCACTGTCTTCTGCTAGAGCAGTAAATCAAGATTTGTCGGATGATATAAAAGAATTAGAAGAGGAAAATGAAATGCTTAACCAGGAGATGGATAAACTCAGAATTCAATACCACAAAGCTCTAGAAAGGCTCCGTAATCTAGAAGCACAGCAGGAATCGAAGAAGTTGGACTCACCTGTGATAATTACAAATCATGTAAATGGTCATGTTGAAGAAGAAATATtggaggaaaaagaaaaaagaataggGGAACTAGAAGAAGAGGTTAGGAACCTCACAAGCAGTTTGTCAAAGGAGAAAGAGTCCAGAAGTGATGCGGAAGAAGAAATAGCAATGTTAAGAGCCCAAGTGGCTTCCTTCCAGGATGACACAGAAGATTTTAATTCCAGTGAAAATGATGAAGATATAGATTTGCCAGGAGTGGATTCAAAGAGTGCCGACAAGTTGGTCAAATATGATGATCAGTCAGGGCAGCTTATATCCCTGCATGGACAGATCACAAcactaaaacttgaaaatgaaactCTAAGGCAACAATTGAAAAAATACACAGAAGAAAGTGTAGATTTTTTAGATAGTGAGGCCAGTATGCCCTCCATACCACTTTCAGTGTATCAGCAGCTTAAGGAGTCTAATGAAGATGAAATTTTCAAGTTGACTGAGGAACTAGAGGAAGTTAAGATTACAAATGAATCCCTCCAACGGGCCATTTCTGAAAAACAGACATGTCCTCAGTGCAATGTAGGTAAGAACAGTCTGTCAAATTCACAAAACAACGAGCAACAGGAAGTTCGTTTGTTTTCAGAATTAAAACAACTCAGACATGAATTTGAGGTGGCTCAGACTGAGCACCAAAGAACCCTCAATGTGTACAGACTTCATCTCCTTAATGCACATCAACAAGAATTGGATCCTCAGGTACAAGAAGCTATTCAGATGATAATTGAATTACGCAGCAGTGAACAGTTCTGCTGACAGTATTTTTATTATCAATGCCAAAtgtgtccaaaaaaaaaagccgaTTTTGACACAATGCATATTTGAAGAAGGTGCAGATAATTTATGATCATTTAAGTGTGAGGAATTTCCTGCGTTATAAGTCAACAAAAACAGTTGAAAAATCATTCCAGATGCCATGCCTCACTTTGGCTTCATTGAGGCTTCCGTTCCCTGCCACTTTTATCAAAGATATTGGCAAGGAATACTTTGTCTTGACAAAATACCTTTATGTTAGAGGGGCAAAGGTGTGTTTTGCATAGCTAAGCTCTATAGTCAGCAACTGTTACAAGCAACAGAGGCTCTGAGAATACTTGCAATTAGTTGTAGATATCAAAGAGAGGGTGTCAAGAGCCTGGGCCGCCCTCCTTATTTGTGGACCACACCCAGTGGCATTTGTGTCATGGTGTGCCAAGAATGTGTGGTTTTGGAAAGTTAAACTGATGCCCACAGCACACCTTCAAAGGCATTGCTCTGCCATTGGCgaccttaagggcccactgacgtattttttggggtgcgttgcgaaggatgtaatggttaagtaatttgagagaatttggcattattttggtcagtttccaacttttgtaagccaatgaccctaaatatgacgtcatcataccacgcccatggtcacgtgaccaataaaaggaAACTATAAATTtttctccgtgctacgcaatttgggtatttaatcaatggtttgataatttgtattcggtTTTGCATCCAGctaagcatggttttctttttattttgaaaaatgttctttttaaatacataaacgatactgaaatacccataactttttcaaaaaatatgattttaaaaaatcaatgcttaactatattctgtatttgggggtgaagcgtgccatgtaaaaaaaaaataattcaatttaaaaccgccggaaatttagcttttttctcaaaccggaagtcagttcgttttcgcatgcgcagttgatctgagaacgagcgcgaggaagggcaaggaaaaaccttcgatggaaacaacagtttgtgcggtgacttttgcttgtgagtgggttttcttgtcagctcatgacatgatgacgtcagttaccggaagtaacatttcacttccttagcaacgcgcgaaaaatccgtctgtgggcccttaaagaTTAGAGTATGAGCGTGAGTTTCTCATTCTGAGCTCGAgcacttaaaaaaaatacatgtgcTTAGAATTACGAAAACTTGTACTCGCAATCCAGTTTGGTATTGGTTATTGTTAGTAATGAATAGTCAGAAaaggcaacaaaagaacagaacacaTGACTTTAAAGACGGGTGCATTTATTTAACACATCTTAGTAGCGTGAATTATCGCTCAAAGGAAGCCGTCCACAGTACAACATGCACGTGAATCATCACTCATGGCATACAAATTTATGCTTCCAGAATGAAGTTCAGTGTACAAAATGAACTAGTTGTTGCACTTGAACTTTCACGAGTTTAGGTTGTAAACTAGTTAAAAGGACTTCATAGCCTTGGTTTAGGGAAGTTTTCTGTACATATTTTAAACGTTTTTGCCATATATTTTTAAACTGGCACATGAAAATTTTGtagcaatatttattttagCATTCATACAATTTGTACACTCAGTGTATATTTTGGATTTTTTACGGCTGAAGAATTTGCATCTCAAATTGTAACTTTGTATGTCTTACTAAGTTTTTGAGGATCTTATTAAACTTTTCCGATATCTGGCAAGCTTAAGCTTCTTAGTAAAATTTACATTCTTTTCAGTTTAAGATCTTCAAGTTAGGGTTAACAATCAAAGCATCAACTGGAGCGGAACACAtgaaaatgatcatttttctGGATTATAGCTGAACGTTTGGCTGAAacgtaggctcgatttccgccatGGAGGAGCGCAGGCTcttttcccgaaacagcggctcgGGTAATCGAGCCCAGCTGAAACGAGCTCCTGGCTGCGACAAACTGCAACAGCAGTGGGATGAGCAGTCCTTTcgtttaagaaaataatgcTTTTATGTACTCTTTGAGTTTTGGAATGAGATAATTCAACTTACTGTTGATTACTAGCTACAGTCTGAAAAAAATGAAGCGGAACATTTTCTGGTTCCCAGGTTCCCATGAAAGTCATCTCTTAGTTTGATCACCGATGTTGTAAGATATGACAGTCGAGGGAAAGGGAAATTATCTAAACGTGGGGTAGAATGATCATTGGCTTAAGCCCAACGCTTTTAGTTGTATACAATAAAA
Above is a window of Montipora capricornis isolate CH-2021 chromosome 6, ASM3666992v2, whole genome shotgun sequence DNA encoding:
- the LOC138051300 gene encoding ankycorbin-like, which encodes MKKIKGKLVKRNSQIELDFSHQNGLDWTKYDERLIECVKNGDTEKLRVTLKKKGTSATKLSPGGSTALHTSCLNGNVECLDVLLEDQPDLSVVNKSGCSPLHVAARSGNTECIQKMLQHKVHVGTQDGKKMTALHHAAAEGHNACVELLVKNSAPLNGKDKDGRTPLLMAIQGAHEDVVQLLLENGAKVNIADHSKKTALMYASLLGLSKNVEMLLKRGANPQLADSNDHTAEDYARLCHYQEIVDLMHNAPTIANWDMVESSEDTEQEDNNSVPAGEAILEFSSPDESEPDVSNFTQDRKTSSSLSAHESFSSKASTALSSARAVNQDLSDDIKELEEENEMLNQEMDKLRIQYHKALERLRNLEAQQESKKLDSPVIITNHVNGHVEEEILEEKEKRIGELEEEVRNLTSSLSKEKESRSDAEEEIAMLRAQVASFQDDTEDFNSSENDEDIDLPGVDSKSADKLVKYDDQSGQLISLHGQITTLKLENETLRQQLKKYTEESVDFLDSEASMPSIPLSVYQQLKESNEDEIFKLTEELEEVKITNESLQRAISEKQTCPQCNVGKNSLSNSQNNEQQEVRLFSELKQLRHEFEVAQTEHQRTLNVYRLHLLNAHQQELDPQVQEAIQMIIELRSSEQFC